In the Helianthus annuus cultivar XRQ/B chromosome 11, HanXRQr2.0-SUNRISE, whole genome shotgun sequence genome, one interval contains:
- the LOC110908227 gene encoding RNA demethylase ALKBH10B, whose amino-acid sequence MVAPVADRTPAMMIPATAVQPAAVMPEAYAKDAIISWFRGEFAAANAIIDALCGHLSQLEGGRCEYEAVFAAIHRRRLNWIPILQMQKFFSIADVTVELEKVAEKVKVPVVEMKREIVVEEPVEIMDVNGGGEVVDDDLFKDYSPKSGITDAGSQEVNSAAESIEVCSNQEDWEARRAEMKLTKGFAAKESVKGHMVNVVRGLKLYEDILNATELSKLTDYVTELRIAGQNGELSGETFIMYNQQSKAIKRELIQFGAPIFGQIKDDQASNIDPIPAPLEAIIDHLIQLHLISENRRPNSCIINFFDEGEFSQPFLKPPHLEQPISTIVLSESTMAFGRSLVCDNEGNYKGPLMLSLKEGSLLVMRGNSADMARHAMSQSPTKRISITFFKVRIDKSPPSKDPMAGAMTVWQPSLPTGDLVHVLPKWGAIRAPQLLMLAPVPPMVMSPRRLPRGGTGVFLPWNNGSKKQTKHLPPRAQRGRLLALSAPTEPHKINKTPDSVISVA is encoded by the exons ATGGTTGCACCTGTGGCGGATCGAACGCCGGCAATGATGATTCCGGCGACGGCGGTACAGCCGGCGGCGGTGATGCCGGAGGCGTACGCGAAGGACGCGATAATCTCGTGGTTTCGTGGCGAGTTTGCGGCGGCGAACGCGATAATCGATGCGTTGTGTGGACATTTGTCGCAGTTAGAAGGCGGAAGGTGTGAATATGAGGCGGTGTTTGCGGCGATTCATCGGCGCCGGTTGAATTGGATCCCGATTCTTCAGATGCAGAAGTTTTTTTCGATTGCGGATGTGACGGTGGAGCTGGAGAAGGTAGCGGAGAAGGTGAAGGTTCCGGTGGTGGAGATGAAGCGTGAGATTGTGGTGGAGGAACCGGTGGAAATTATGGATGTTAATGGTGGTGGTGAGGTGGTTGATGACGATTTGTTCAAGGATTATTCGCCGAAAAGCGGGATTACAGATGCAG GATCTCAAGAAGTGAATTCGGCAGCAGAAAGCATTGAAGTATGCTCAAACCAAGAAGATTGGGAAGCGCGCCGGGCTGAAATGAAGCTAACGAAAGGGTTTGCAGCCAAGGAGTCTGTAAAAGGACATATG GTGAATGTGGTGAGAGGGTTGAAGTTGTACGAGGACATACTTAACGCGACAGAGCTATCTAAGCTGACCGACTATGTAACTGAACTCAGAATTGCTGGCCAAAATGGTGAACTCTCAG GTGAGACTTTTATCATGTACAACCAGCAGTCAAAGGCAATCAAGAGAGAACTTATTCAGTTTGGAGCTCCTATTTTTGGACAGATTAAAGATGATCAAGCTA GCAATATCGACCCGATTCCTGCTCCTCTTGAAGCTATCATTGACCATCTAATTCAGCTTCACTTAATTTCTGAAAACAGAAGACCCAACAGCTGCATCATAAACTTTTTTGATGAG GGAGAATTTTCACAGCCTTTCTTGAAACCACCACATCTAGAGCAACCTATCTCAACAATTGTTTTATCCGAATCTACAATGGCTTTCGGGCGTAGTCTAGTCTGTGATAATGAAGGCAACTATAAAGGACCCCTCATGCTTTCTCTTAAGGAAGG GTCACTCTTAGTGATGAGGGGAAACAGTGCGGACATGGCACGCCACGCCATGTCCCAGTCTCCAACTAAGCGAATCAGCATTACATTTTTCAAAGTCCGAATAGACAAAAGCCCACCCTCAAAAGATCCCATGGCCGGAGCCATGACCGTATGGCAGCCAAGCCTTCCAACGGGCGATTTGGTCCACGTTCTTCCCAAATGGGGTGCCATTCGAGCCCCACAACTTCTTATGTTAGCACCGGTCCCTCCCATGGTTATGAGCCCAAGAAGGCTACCACGTGGAGGGACTGGTGTTTTCTTACCATGGAACAATGGGTCTAAAAAACAAACTAAACATCTACCTCCCCGTGCTCAAAGGGGGCGTCTTCTAGCATTGTCTGCACCCACTGAACcacacaaaataaacaaaaccCCTGATTCTGTCATTAGCGTTGCTTGA